Part of the Mycolicibacterium thermoresistibile genome, TGCGCCGCGGAGTGGCCGAGGGCGCCTTCCGGGGTCCCGGCGAGACCGCCCCCGACGGCGGCGTCGACGCCGACCTCGACGCCGTGGCCGCCCTGATCATGCAGACTGCGCTGGGTGCGATGCGGTTGCGTGCCCTGGGCGCCGAACTCGGCGGCGCCCCGATCGACGCCGAGCTGATCTACACGTTCTGCCTGCACGGTCTGGCCCGGACCACCGATTCCTGAACCCGGTCCGTCGAACATGACTTGCCTCAGGATCGTTTTCCCTGCTACACAAGTGGTAACGTCATTACCGAATGCGGAAATCCCACTCTCAGGAGGCGAACATGCCGTCACGCGAGCTTCCCTACCCGGTGTTCGATGCCGACAACCACTTCTACGAGCCCCAGGAAGCGCTGACCAAGTTCCTTCCGGAGCACCGCAAGGGCGTCATCGATTACATCGACGTGCGGGGACGCACCAAGATCGTGGTGCGCAACCAGATCAGCGACTACATCCCGAACCCCACCTTCGAGGTGGTGGCGCGCCCCGGCGCCCAGGAGGAGTACTTCAAGTACGGCAGCGGCGGCAAGAGCTTCCGTGAGGTGATGGGCAAGCCGATGAAGGCCATCCCGGCCTTCCGCGACCCCGAGGCACGCCTGGAGGTCCTCGACGGCCTCGGCCTGGACTACACGATCATGTTCCCGACGCTGGCCAGCCTCGTCGAGGAACGGATGAAGGACGATCCGGACCTGATCCTCGACGTCATCCACGCGCTGAACCAGTGGATGTACGAGACCTGGCAGTTCGATTACGAGGGTCGCATCCTGTCCACCCCGGTGATCAACCTGTCGGTGGTCGACCGTGCGCTCGAGGAACTCGAATGGTGTCTCGAGCGCGGCGCCAAGACGATCCTGGTCCGGCCTGCGCCGGTGCCCGGCTACCGCGGCACCCGGTCGCTCGGCCTGCCGGAGTTCGACCCGTTCTGGGACGCCTGCGTCAAAGCCGGCATCCCGGTGTGCATGCACGCCTCGGACAGCGGTTACGCCCAGTACCTCAACGACTGGGAACCCGCAGACGAGTTCCTGCCGTTCCGGCCCACCGCGTTCCGGATGGTGGCGATGGGCAAGCGTCCGATCGAGGACACCATGGCCGCGTTGGTCTGCCACGGCGCGCTGTCGCGCAACCCGGATCTGCGCATCCTCTCGGTCGAGAACGGCGCGTCCTGGGTGCCGTACCTCTTCTACCAGTTCAAGGACGTCTACAAGAAGATGCCGCAGGAGTTCGCCGAGGACCCCATCGAGGCGTTCAAACGGTGCGTGTACGTCGCCCCGTTCTGGGAGGACAACTTCAAGGAGATCGCCGACCTCATCGGCATCGACCGGGTGATCTTCGGTTCGGACTGGCCGCACCCGGAGGGGCTGGCCGACCCGATCCGGCTGGTCGATGAACTCGA contains:
- a CDS encoding amidohydrolase family protein, with the translated sequence MPSRELPYPVFDADNHFYEPQEALTKFLPEHRKGVIDYIDVRGRTKIVVRNQISDYIPNPTFEVVARPGAQEEYFKYGSGGKSFREVMGKPMKAIPAFRDPEARLEVLDGLGLDYTIMFPTLASLVEERMKDDPDLILDVIHALNQWMYETWQFDYEGRILSTPVINLSVVDRALEELEWCLERGAKTILVRPAPVPGYRGTRSLGLPEFDPFWDACVKAGIPVCMHASDSGYAQYLNDWEPADEFLPFRPTAFRMVAMGKRPIEDTMAALVCHGALSRNPDLRILSVENGASWVPYLFYQFKDVYKKMPQEFAEDPIEAFKRCVYVAPFWEDNFKEIADLIGIDRVIFGSDWPHPEGLADPIRLVDELEEHGLDDEGIRKVMGANLIELFGVENKKVHNPNVPALEIPA